TTTACTAGCGAGTTATTAAAAGAAacgtgtaaattattaaaaattgacaaaattcAGACAACCGCTTATCACCCACAATCAAACGGAATATTGGAAAGAAGCCACCAATCACTAATGGCACAGCTAAAATGTTTTGTAGAGAAGGATCAAAGGGACTGGGATACATGGTTACCATATGTCATGATGGTCTATAGAAGCACACCGCATGGAACAACCAAATATTCGCCATATTACCTCCAACATGGTAGAGAGATGAGACTACCCACAGATTGGATCAGGGAAGAACTACAACCAGACCTAACAGAAGACGATTTTATGAACGAGGTTAAGAGAAGAATGAAGATAGCATACCAACACGCGAACCAGTCGATTgaaacttcaaaagaaaatagtaaaagataTTACGACAAGAGAGCcaaagaaaaagattttaaaataaacgatTTAGTCCTATTACACTGCCCTCAAGTCAAGAGAGGTAGAAGTAAGAAATTACATATGCCATGGACAGGACCATACAGAGTAATAAGAATAGATAATGCAGTAAACGTGACTGTGAAGATGGGCAAGAAAGAACAAAAAGTACACAAAAATAGACTAAAACATTTTCGAGACAGAAACTAAAACAGAAATACTTTTTTACAGATTCTGGGAGCGCTTCTTTGAGAAATACCAGGAAGAGATTCCAAACGCTACAGAATTGAAAAACTTGACAACCGACCCGGACTATATTTTgctaaaagatttaatttcttaCTTTCAACTGAATATTGGACTATCGCCATAGACACAGATCTcagaaaattagaagaaaaaatggAACATCTTGAGGCATATGGGATGAAACtcttaaactgaaaaatatatcattaggAACTACATGGACTGAAGCACACTTTCAACAAACACGAGACGCTATGAagaatgcaaaattaaaaatcatgagATTATACGAGGTTATAGGCACAGAACCTATAACGTCAAGCCGTAAAAGAAGAGGATTTTTCAACACCATTGGCGTGGGACTTAAGACTCTATTTGGAACAATGGACAACGATGACGCAGAATACTTCAACGAAAAGATAAGCACACTGGATCTAAACCAGCACAGAGTATACCAATTAGAAAAAGATCAACTTACCATCGTAAAGCATACACTTTCAGATATAACACACACTTTCAAGGACTTCAGAACTAATCAAGATACGATCATAAAGACTCAAAACTATTTGGAACAGCTACAAGAACTAACTAATAAGAAAGCAGTTAGCATAGACGAACAAATGAGACTACATTTCAGAGTTATAGGAGCTTTACAGATAATTGACCTAATTTGCAAGGATGTAGATAATGTTGTAACTGATTTATATGTAAGCATAGATTCTATGCGAAACAATCAATTGAGTTCCCTTTTACTTTCACCagatagtttaattaaatatctaaaagacATAAGTACACATTTAAAAGCTGGTTCCACCTTACCACTTGTTGTTACTGAACATACCATCCATGAATATTATAGCTTAATTAGAGTAAGTGCTTGGTTAGTCAACAATCAAGTGTTATGATTCTTCTTAAATGTACCTTTGAAAAACAGTGGACGAACATATACTCTGTACAAAATATTACCTGTACCGACTGGAACACCAGGAGCTGAGAAGACTCAACTCTACGAATACATCCAACCACACATGGACTACATAGCTGTTTCAGCAGACGAGCAGAGATATCTTCCTATGACACAGTGCGATGTCAACAACTGTAAAGGAGACTCAGTGAAAATATGCTTAGGACCAAACGTAGTGAACCACCTAACTCATGGACAAGATACTTGTGAGACAGCCTACTTCAGACAGATCGAACCAACTAAAGACATTTGTGAAACTCGACTATCCTACGTTGCGACTTCAATTTGGACCGAGATTCCGAATACAGACCGATGGATTTTTGTGCTACCTCGAGAAGAAGTCATGACCTTCACCTGCCAGGGAGCCGATGGATTGCCGGAGCACGATGGAACCGAATATGTTCAGGGAACGGGACTGTTAACACTGCCTACCAAATGTGAAATGATCGGATCATCATTCCGTATATATAGTAAGATTGTGTATAAAAGTAGAATAGAATTAAATGTAAGTAGTATAATTAGAACTCCCAAAATTCAGAACACTCTACAAAGTTAAGCGATAACACATACGATATTATAgccaaaaaaattgaaaaatgccACAGCTCATGTAAGATTTGTATCCACATCTCTAAATGATCTTAAAACTGTTAGCATTCGACTTGAGGAACTAGACTCCATTCTCAACAAATACGAACCAAACAATAACGTGGATTATGTAAAACATTCTATTTCTATCTCACTTGTATTAGTAATTttgattgtaattatttattatttcaaactttgtaGATTctgtaaaatgaacaaaaaattatacttaccAGTGACTCTCAGacaaactgaagaaaataaagaagTAGAAGTAGAATTAGATGAAATTCCTTTAGAAGACAGAATTAAAATATCCAGGAAAAAGAATAGATCTAAAAATTAAGAAAGACGTGTCATAGAGAATGACACCTCATTCTTTTTTAAGGAGGGAGGTGTTGTATAGtagcaatatataattattatagtcttattatattcttgtattatttagtttattaatattgtattttagagTTAGACCTAAATTCAAAGCGAAAGAGATGCGTGAGAGCTGAAGCGTTACATAACTAATGGTATTGAACTAGCCATTATGATTCACAAGTACAAGCGGCCTAACCACTCATTGTTTGCTGTTCATTAAAGAGTAGTTCTCGAGAAGCGTCTAGAAGGATCTAGAACTTTGGTCACATTAGATTAAGTGATGTAGACATTGTAATGAAGGCTAATGACTGTACCATGCTTAAAACCCCTCAGAGGAGCTGATGAAGTATCAGTCTCGGCAGACTGCAAGAGCACGAGATTAGTATCTGTAGACCGCGACAGTTCGCTCGCTCTCTCGCGCTATTTGATAGATTTGAGActtagaataatttatgtatgaaGCTAGTTAATCATAGTAGGAAATAGAGAACTTTTCTGTGAATTTGTTgaagaactttattttataaatttgtataagtgaattaattaacaataaatccaAGTTGAATCCGTTGTGCCGAGTATCTCTGTGAGTTCCTACTCTTTAGGTGTCAAGACCTTGCCTGGTTATTTTGCCACTCGAATAATCAGAGCGATCCCGCAACAAAGGTAGAGTTATGAAATGTATGACAAAATACATACCTTCGTCATCAAAGCTTTCAGAATTATTTCTACTGAAGAAATTCTTCTCCGAAGAACTCCTTCCACTGTAGATAATGCGTGGAGCTGGCTTCGTGCTGGAAACGTAAAATACTCATCAATAAACTtacagtaacattatttttataccattattgAAGAGAATTGATGGTCCTATCTTGCCATGCAAAATTATCTAACTTTAGgaacatttttctcaggaacctTATGTAAGACATCATAACTtgtatgtactttttatataaaaaaatagaatatactGAGGAATTATCAAAccaaaatgacatttttgttactaacttttcaaaatttgtttataaataaacctatttcatttttacatttgaagATATGCATACaggtttgtaaaatatatattaaaacattcttagtttattttaaaggaCAATTAGTAAGGAAGAATTTTTTGTAATCATTCAGAGATATCTTATGCAGTTATGATAAAAAAAAGTTCTTCAATgctaaaagattttatttaacatgaattgtatttaaaagttaatcCATGGTATGGTAAgtagtgaatttttttttaaacgaaaagaACCAAAAAATAGATAATTGTAGAcgatatacaaacaaattttaccaaACCTATTCTATAAAAAACCCTTGCTAAAAAAAGTACGTGTAAGATATTTTATGTAAGATATCGTACCAGGAATAAGAAGGCTCAGAAAACCTTGCTTATGGAACTGGAATATTGTAAAAGATCACAatgaattaattgttattgtaagtAAAAACAGAGACAAGACATACATAGCAGtaacagaatttttaattttacaaaaagtggTCTACAACGAGTATAGGCTTATATATTTATGATCTCTAAATAATCTAATCTATAATTGCAAAAAcggtaattttttaatgttaaaaatctaAGTACAAACAGAACAGTACATAGGTGTcgcaatttttcacaaaaaattattacaatatattttttcaatgtttatcgATATACCACAAGAggtacctaaaaaattaagcGATTGTTAGGCCAACGGGGTACATGATAGTCTGCAATTAAAACTATGAAAGACCGGTGTGTACCAGATCGGGTACACAATGGTAGTTGTGAAAGATTGCGTGTACCCAATGTGGTACATGttgttgtaaatttgttaaattggccTGATCATTCATTtcaagaaattttacattaatcttatcTTTTCAGCTTAAACTAATATGCAAGTCAAGAACCTTCTCAATATTGAAACAGAGCTTGTTTGCAGAGTAACAATCATTAGTGATCCCGGTTTTTTGACTTAAGGTAGGCttcatataatgttatattttgtgaATACACACCTACATCATCAGTAAAGAGGTAACTACTTACACCACAAgaacttaaattaaaagttacatcTCTGACAGTTAATCTTTCTTTACATTTTGAGTGCTCTTTGAAAACTTTCTCAATCTTTCAGATTCTTCATTAGTTGCCTTCAACCTAGATTTAATTTTCTAtggatatttttatgtataaatgttacATAGAGGGTTTAAATGAGGATTCCATTAAATTAGTTCTAGGATGCTTCCACATTTGTCTtaagtgagttttttttttaaataatccaagTTATGCAGAATGATGTAATCTATTGGATAAAATGGGCAGagactttttaaaagttttgctgaATAACAGCATttgatttaaatcttaaatttttgtgTAACTTATCGTCATTGAGTTTTCCAAACCGATACACTTTTTCATATGTTGTAAACCTTAACTTTGCAACATTAATAACTGAAAACTGATTTTTGTACTGAAACATTTAATGAATGTTATAGTTTTCACATTATGCTTCTATTTATGATCTTTTTTTACATGAACTTTGTAATCCAATAACTCAAACTTAATAAGGTCTCAATAGACCTTCactatcaataattaaacaattttccatgcttaaagattattaatttcaaacaacaTTTGATCAAAATCGATCTATTTATTGgtctcatttacaattttaattgtatgtttacctgaatttcaattttataattttaaagccaataaatttaagaaaaataaatttgaaatcaaaatatcAAGTTATAACCAGACCTTGCTTTAAGATCAATTATTTAACATGTAAAGAATAAATGCTTTAAAAGTTGTCAATAAGAATTGCAATTTcctattgtttcaaaataaaaaaaaattgtaaaataaataaacctcaACAAAACATTGTAActgcatttaaataaaaagtttagttgaaATTGTCAaagtggtttttttattattgagtagtaaataaacaatactaaactcagattgaaatattgttaatctagctaaattatttattgtatatattttatgacaCTACAAAATATCAAAGTTGTTGTAAAAGAACTtgaaatgttgatagtgttataTTGCACTTACTGTGTACAAGGTCTATCATGTTTGCCTTTTACAGAGACCGAATTATGCGATTTCTGCAATTCAACGTCTGAAGATGAGGAATGGTTATTGAATCTCTGAACCAACCGTCTTAGACACTCGAACATATTTACACCTCACTGATATCTGTGACCCACACATTAGCACTGCTATCAGTTGAAAAATGCTGCAAACTTCAACAAGTTGTGCTACTCctctttaaacaattttgttcatAGTATGTATGTAATATTCACAtactgtgaaaataaaaaaaatactggattctgaatttaaatatacatgtttatactGATCAATAACTCAACAAGATTCATATCTATCACTTTATACACATCCCAGCACTCAATAACTAATTTATAGCGCACAAAATTAAATGAGATATGTAACTTCACTTTAATTTCATTAACCAGAATTCTCTGATTGCAACTCAGTAAAACACAATCAATTTGAGAAATTTATCAAACTACAACTAAAAAACAAATCACTGAAATTGAACAATATTGTAAGACTAGACAGTTACTACCAAACACCACTTTAAAGACGAGATGGATTCTGAACCTAAGGAGAAGCACGTGACAGACGATGGTTTGTTAGAAAGATAACACCACTTTGTCAATCTAGACAGCTCAGTGTTGATAACATTCAGTCAATTATCGGTTTCAAAcgaatttacaatgtaatatctttgattttcattagttatttaccttcatgttaaggtaataaaaatatttgggcGTTACCACATTTCACattgctattttttatataacatttttcaaataaacataaatattaacaacatattcagccgttttacattttaaacaacagAATATTTATGCAGCCACTATGGTTATTTATCACaaagtaaagtataaaatattttacatgactGAATTATAGAGAGCATCAGATCACAAATGGCTAAAGAATCGGGCTGCTGGCAGCAACAGGATCACTCAATGGTCACGATCCCTCCCTGACTGTTAGACTATTTACTGGAGTCGTCAGATATGATTATGGGaaggtaaaaaaaactacatcTTGTGTTTTAATTGTTCACCTgtctttgataataaattatcaaatgcTAATGATTAAGACAACAAAGTAGTGTAGAAGCCTCACACAAGAAGTATGGATTAACACAGGCTACTATTTGACCCGACATGCGTCATAAAGAATTGTAATTGTATACCTTCAATAACAAAAATTCTGTGACAAATTGAGGAAAAATGGGTAAAGAATTCtgagaatattttgaaaattgaagtAGAACCCAAATATGAGATATATGTCTACTATTGTGTATTCTTACAAGGCCActacaatacttttccaaatacatttaaaataagtcaaaaacAGAAAAATGGTATAATTCTTCATGACAGAACATTCTCCTAGTcctaaaattttaaagtctaatGTTTAATATCACGTAAAGAGTAAAGAACAactctatttttaaaaataaattaagaacatTTGTTAATCTTTGTATAACAGTCAAAATGATGCCCAGACATGCCAAGATCTATTTATTCATACTTTAAAATGTCCCATATTTCACGTAGAATGTAAAACAAGACAGAGAAGAAAATAATCGAGCAGAACTAACCTTGCGTCTTTTTCCCGCCGGCTCTTATCCTTGTTCCGAATGCGAGTGCGAGGCGGAGTAGTGCCTAAGTGATCAAAGTTCATCAGGACATCATCCACACCCGGACTGAGTGGTGACAAGTCCTCCTGCTTCTGTCTGGAACTGCCCAACCATACTGTcacttacaatacaatattattttgatcaTTATTAAAAACTACCGTCTTGTTCAATAGcgtttatatcttaaataaaggAGTGTTTTCTTTCAGGAATCTAAGTTTAAGAAGTCCTCcctaatgtttaatatacctctGTAAGACTTTGTGTGTTAGTCATGTGTAACTCT
Above is a genomic segment from Homalodisca vitripennis isolate AUS2020 unplaced genomic scaffold, UT_GWSS_2.1 ScUCBcl_11417;HRSCAF=20670, whole genome shotgun sequence containing:
- the LOC124374946 gene encoding uncharacterized protein LOC124374946, with product MKARNRRHNSRQKQEDLSPLSPGVDDVLMNFDHLGTTPPRTRIRNKDKSRREKDASTKPAPRIIYSGRSSSEKNFFSRNNSESFDDEGMYFVIHFITLPLLRDRSDYSSGKITRQGLDT